The following coding sequences are from one Sardina pilchardus chromosome 16, fSarPil1.1, whole genome shotgun sequence window:
- the c16h11orf68 gene encoding UPF0696 protein C11orf68 homolog — MEEEEVTVDAESAESADSYTAQEYAAQAMAADMDPWIVFDSRKTPRAEFDRWLESNRPSQVSRFEGDEGGRGPVGWIAVLGPDHCPNTGDVVGLQESWERLLASGRLVTFQTVKELALNHGVLSGKWLMHLDSGFKVDHAWECVARAVLEGKISMAKVSPRDPKSDSKHIICVYNQSFADEDQVMRLDAIIRAAGVKCPLSYKPDVYTYLGIYRNNCWKMCPTIYESKYNLECVPRRSHILNKVTNLEVT; from the coding sequence atggaggaagaggaagtgaccGTGGATGCAGAGAGTGCAGAGAGTGCAGACAGCTACACAGCCCAGGAGTATGCAGCTCAGGCCATGGCAGCAGACATGGACCCATGGATCGTTTTCGACTCACGCAAGACCCCACGGGCCGAGTTTGACCGCTGGCTTGAGTCCAACAGGCCCTCACAGGTGTCTAGATTTGAGGGGGACGAGGGTGGTCGGGGGCCTGTGGGTTGGATCGCCGTGCTGGGCCCTGACCACTGCCCCAACACGGGCGATGTCGTAGGCCTGCAGGAGAGCTGGGAGCGGCTCCTGGCGAGCGGTCGCCTGGTGACTTTCCAGACGGTGAAGGAGCTGGCACTGAACCACGGGGTGCTCTCTGGCAAGTGGCTCATGCACCTAGACTCGGGCTTCAAGGTGGACCATGCCTGGGAGTGCGTGGCACGGGCTGTCTTAGAGGGCAAGATCTCCATGGCAAAGGTGAGCCCGCGCGACCCCAAGTCCGACAGCAAGCACATCATCTGCGTCTACAATCAATCCTTTGCGGACGAGGACCAGGTCATGAGGTTGGACGCAATCATAAGGGCCGCCGGGGTCAAGTGCCCGCTGTCTTACAAGCCAGACGTCTATACCTACCTGGGAATTTACCGGAACAATTGTTGGAAGATGTGCCCCACCATCTACGAGAGCAAGTATAACCTGGAGTGTGTGCCAAGGCGCTCCCACATCCTGAACAAAGTCACCAACCTGGAGGTAACGTAG